The Manduca sexta isolate Smith_Timp_Sample1 chromosome 24, JHU_Msex_v1.0, whole genome shotgun sequence nucleotide sequence TTTAAAGCCTTGCAATTTTCTAATCACGCTCTTTTTCCAATACTTCAATCTCTTTCTAAATATATTGCAACGTCTCCATCGTGGAAAGAAAAATCACTTCCTTGTTTGGTTAtaagttttcgtaaatttataagttttcaagCGCCCACTTATAGATCAGTTTCTCTCCCAATTTTTATAGTTGGGTTTAAATCACTTCTGCTTTCACCggtgaatgttattttttgggCGTTGATAGAGACCATCCTAACACTAAGACTCAGTTTAATGAATTAGTAAGCATTAAATGGCAGGATTTTAACCACATATTCACTGACGCATCAAAACACTCTTTGTCAGATTATACGGGCGTGGGCGTTTACCATACTCAGTATaacattacacaaaaaataaagcttccTCCAGAATCTTCAGTCTTTACAGGGGAAAGTTATGGAATATATAAAGCGTTACaatttattcttattgctaGACTTAGTAAAACTTTCTTTTCTTTCAGGCCGTTGAAAaattttctttcaaatcaaaatcCCACTCAATTAGAATGCCTTTCCAAAAacgtaattgtatttttatgttgggtCCCTGATCACgctaatataaaaggaaatgtaAAAGCCGACCGTTTGGCTAATGAGGCGATCACAAGTGGTGATATATATCCctacataaattattgcaaCGATCTGGTTGCACTTCCAAATACTTTTCTCAGGGACTCCTGAGAAAAGTGCTGGGTAGAAAACAGTCAGATAAAAGGAAACATATATTCGAAAGTCCAATTGGGTATACCAGAGAAACCACGCTTTTGCAAATGGAAACTTGGTAAGCGATCTACTAGTATATTGATGAGAATGCGCTTGGGTCATGTGTGTTCGCCAGCTCACCTTGCTAGACTTAGTATTATTGCTAGTAGAACTTGTGAATGCGGTGAAGAGGAGGGTGACCTCAATCATATCTTCGCTTGTCCGCTTTTTGATAATGCtcattttgatttcttatgtttacgcgaatgttagacattgaaattaaactaattttcggattctatcgtggttagtaatttatttttctcccgacgtttcgaagactttgcagccttcatggtcacgggggggactgaggtgttgttcatccgtaaagtcaaagttacaatatctacctgcattttacaattatttaatttttaataaagtttttttaaaaagttgtataattgtaaaatgtaattttataagcaACTCATTTCCTTTAGTATAGTtaatatagtttgtatatacttattaatatattgtattgacgaatattattattattaatatattatatcttgacCAACTTTCCTGACTTAACCTAATTCCGAAACCAATTTCCTTCCTGTAATATGTTTCGTGACATTGGCGTAGCAAAGCAATACAGTGCTtgtagctataaaaaaaaagaaaaaatacacttaGTGTACtttgtcttagacagcaagaagtttaattgttttgcgatctcttctgacatcttatcgatatcgatagatgctttgtctatcggctatggtaaattcacagacctgctaaaataaacacttttcgatCAGtgaactacaaaccgttgcaaattgctattttagataaaggttaaaaaaaagatatcaaagccctgatttggtattcaagtaccaaatgaggtctgggtatataaaagcactcgttaagaagctgttaaattaaaataaactacagaACTACCGCCTTTCTTCGaactaaattttatacaattttcatttgctatttgcagcagtttccatgccttccgaaatgtcatttacaaaaaaatggtttagcatttagattattaagttaagaaaatgttagaaatttcggaaggaatggaaaccgctgtaagtaacaaacaagaaatcggccggaatttcgtctaggagaaagccagtacgccatctgttcttttctgactttcttagagATTAAAAGAGGTGTGGTTTGACAGatgaagctactaaaatggaacagtaaaattaaaacacagcggtatcattcatgtcataAATGTTTGATAagttatttcaatgttaataaaatagtttttgtcgaaatgcttagagcaaacacggtgctgttttttccaatgctaATTGGGACCAGCTATGACAACGATTCATTTTTTGCCTCATAACATCATCTGTgaggaatctgcaatgaaacacattgtatgaaacacactatgaaaaccagatagtttcctcgaccccggCCTTCgagcacggtttccaagtggcttttaccactacacatccgtatattgaaagtaaaaggcaatttatgcaaaatagtaaactacaatatactaacatctacgTTATCGATAGAATATGCAGCACAGCTGCACAACATTATTGagcacgactacgtaaattggtaaaaatgaaaaaatacttaataatgactgtatCGTATGGCTAACAGCAGATTAttatatgactacagcataataaagtataattaataacactttttgcacttatgtacagggttttagcaaatatattacttaggttttttgtttactcaccgatggaagctgatgatttcagtttaattttctttacgagaacaATAAGATTTACATCCCACAGTAAAGTAGGccattgtttgtttgtagggctatattttacttaaaacgGCACTgtgtgtttattaaattaataacaaaaatattacacaatatgtAGCCAATTTTGAAAAGCTCGCGCTGAAGTATaatgtaactaaattgtgtgggtgcgtcaatgattaaagagtatagaggatgggtaatatggtcacgtgacatgcggcacatttaatgcataaaatggcgccgactccgccccttacaatagtgatatgctagtaccgaaaattttgtatcgacatcgaagaattaaaagagagacaaacaagcccaaaaagatcaaatacgaaaagggttaggttctaccataatataaatataacaaaccataatataaacaaacaaactgaaactgatttataagtaacaattgttaaagaaagcagtacctgttgtgacaaacatccagttgtgtttgatctatatttgtatgttgcactattccttgctaaaaatttaagttacagattaacatatttacttaatacatgataaatggaataagatagcgtagtcagcaattatttggttggttttattttattttattattatgctctttgatcgagaaacataaccatgtttcagcaaactaaaatcaatgagcgtaaagatggtggttaagataatcaattataataattatttgcaataacaacaatatgattatgtatctatttccgtgcatgcaaaggttgctcgaaacataagaccgccaattgtaaaaaatatatcttacatttcatctttatgttgtttcttttatgtttatctattcttttatgtaacaattctaattttattcatagcaatatattaaagtaatattactattaggtgaagtataataatcattactattttacttatcgggaatattgttggaaaacagttatctttactcgcgttaattaaacgtgtggtttatgcatatcttctcaaaatgtaaagaaatatgtatttggtgtaggattccaatcacgtcgctcaatattctcaattcattttgccttggtttttaattttttggtactcttaaaaaaatattctaatttcacttagtttgtcgttctggataatacaatattgatgtgtgctctaacattctttcaaagacaaaaaccgtaacggataaacgggcgtctgttaaaatatcgatatcaataatttctaaacaaatccacccacccatccctaagctcgtgtgtaaacaaacataatgattttaatgtgtataaatcacgcctaaaagggtccaaagcttaacaaaccagatccacatatcattttaattgataaaaacaaatccaaaaagtaaatatacaaagatatttgctaattttcggtaaaaacagttactaacctatgaaaagatatttcggggtctttcttgcgtgaattcgatttgcatcctttcacacaacactgagtcattttcgaaacttaacaaatacactaataaacacactgaacaattgagaatatgattatattactttaaattcaatatttatgaagatttgtttacatcgtctgacactacatgtacttgttGACTCGCCTGCaacaaatggcgtttctgccgcaaggcggtcccagtgtgttgaagtaaacgaaatagtcccatatgcgaagaaagcaattatttttgtcttttttgttgcgttccaaataagctttgagtaaaagagatagacatatatattgacaattctgcgtcgatttccctgacataaatataacttattcatatagctaatttttgaggcctgtcctctttatatttagtcattggggtgcgtttgtgacattgttctgaggttggcaagttgaaacatttgacattttatttgctttttaattcagcATCGTAatgaggaccaaaggtaaccatttgatgaTTGTAAAGTGTAGGTACGCAAGCCGatcttagcaacataatatttgtctcgttcttttcaacagTTTTGGCCTATTtcaaaaaataggataagtataatatgagggtaatttagattacttctatgcttgttcttgttctgagtcAAAAGTCAAAACTCATTGCGTGCGCTcatgtaaacggttaaagttacgcaacaatcatgtatgacagaattattcccttaaaaagttctaaaaaatatattgaaaaacaaagtcccccgccgcatctgtctgttTGCCTAATcgcggtaaactcaaaaactagccAAGGGATTTTGATCTTAGCTATAGATTTatctaatactagcttttgctcgcggctccgcccgcgttataaagtttttcaggctaaagttttccattataaaaatagtagtttcccgggagcctatgttcttcccagggtttcaaactgtctccataccaaatttcatcttaatacgttgggtagtttttgagtttaacacgttcaggcagacagatgcagtgggggactttgttttatctaatatatctaatatataaatacgtcataggaaagctaaattcgcgatttcgttttcttggacaacataattattctagttttttttttttattttaaaaggaaactaccgaagcgatgttgaaaaaaaaattatgggaccaatctggagagaaattctttcgaataaaaaaagaattttccaaatcggttcataaatgagcgagttctgaggtaacaaaaatacaaaaaaaattcacatcgaattgataacctcctcctttttttgaagtcgattaaaaaagtatttacattgtccctataacatgaaaataccttgaaattaaactaattttcggattctatcgcggtaagtattttatttttctcccgacgtttcgaagactttgcagccttcgtggtcacggggagactgaggtgttagtcatccgcaaagtcaaagttacaatatctacctacattttacaataatacaactATTAATTGAAGTCTTAAAGTCTggtagccggtcttttgggttcgaatttaattaaatgtagaactggatcacaggcttgtgcaagcttccaactaTATTCTCAATTaaaattcggatgttttttaatttcaaaagccTAGCCAATAATCCTATGTAATCCAAATGTAAATCCAACTTTTTTGTTCAGCATTTGTAAGtaatattggaatttttttaCTAGCAAATAGTTTCTTAATTTGTGGGCCAACAAAAAATCCAGCTATAACCGTTGCATCTGACATCTATggataaagattttaaaaaaatgtataagctTCAGATCTTTCATCTAGCGATTTAGGAATTGTTTCATAAATCCTAACTTGATGTAAATGGGCAGCATTAGTACACTTTCAGGTTCAGCAATAGGTTCacaattaacattttacttCCCGATTAAAAAACTGTTTATTCAAGTTAAACcgtaactatttaataatttaataacatgggtaactcaaaaaatattattatcgtaaCTACCACAAAtgcaaactttttaaaaacgtgggctttttttctttattttggaacatatttatgtaattattagaaaaatcataaaCTAAGTTATAGGACACAGACGTTTAATTTTGTCGTTTAGTTGTGTAATTCCTCTTTTGTCAGAATCTACGAGCTCACTTTTATCGTTGTATTGATATACAAATACCAGCCACTTAAACGTGAAGAAGGTATACGGGCTTAAAGATTAGTAAATTATTGATACGGGTAAGTAGGCgagtagataaaataaattcaattttcttGCATCAACACGAAAAGACACAAATAATGACGGAATGATGGCACCTATTTAGATAATTGAAGGAAAAATTCGTCAAGTTTGACTGGACAGCTTAGAGTTCTGTATGAACCTACATATGCATGCATGTTTTTCATACTGTAAATGgataatatatacctatttaatttGTGAATGTTTTTGTCAAACAGCGGATAATGGtagataatgttatttactAGTTAATAAGAAATTAGTCGCATAGAGTCTTCGCGCTCGGCCTTCAACTTCCATAGAATCTAGCGCGTGGCGCGTCGATCTGCAGTAAGGAGACTGGATTGGTTTTTTTCTGGCGCACAGGTCCCTTCATGCAAATAAGGAAATGGGTCACGTCATGATAGCGTCATAAATTTCAATACTTAAttctaaacataaaataacatataaactataaaacataGGTGCAAAAATACCTACTTACTAAAGGAGGGCCcgatgtgttttatttttttatataatgtctactaatattattttctccggCTATAATGTGTGGGTATGTTCTTactataagatttttttcaaagaaataaattgaaatgaaatgaaatgatttatttgaatctgtaaaatgttatacattatttagattccgtcaatattaactctaccaccagttcggaaagcagttttcaacagagaagaacgggcaagaaactctggtgttgctcttttcaatcagtttagggtaaagactacaatacatgataaagtgaaaagagaaaaaaaaagtttagagcagttcatttataggctcgtgaaataaggaataaattaatttaaatttttatatgactgcacaaccctctcaggaatcatgaaatttctctattatccttataattatttcctcccagcacctctagcaattagaaattagaaatttatttatttacttatttatttgaacaggcaacaaaacatacaccttacatagttttttttaagaattcggtaagtaatttctgcagtgctgtttcaattacgggctgtcacagcatgaacattttaaatacataacaattaacaattggctgcaccataagtgcagtatattctaaatataagactgaatataaaactaaatttaggtttcaacaagcgagttcaatattttctttttgaaatgtaagcgaaatgggcataacagtccacacaagcacccgttcacgagtatgacgcatgtgccagccatcggcctcctcaaccatattgtagggaagtggccgacccgtcacacgacgccgcctaATTAATAGGTAATCATTGGGTACCGAAATAGGCAGGTACCTATTAAGTATTTACAAATGTTATTAGTTAACCACCTACTTTATCtgctgaaatttaatttaatgataaagtTATTCTGTTTTTCGAAACCTAAAGGTCGCTGTCATGCAATAACAACAAAGCTCTCAAATAAAGTGtagaagaaaaaagaaatttaattatacaatataaaaaaataaataactggtGGTTTATATGACAAAATGGGATTTAgtctagaaaaaaaattatggcgCTTTGGCTATCTGCTTGCAACAGAACACTAAACACCATGTTATCCAATAATATGCAATGCGGTTATGAGTACATGAAATTACCACTGGGTATACAAAACTagcagcggcgatagcctagttgggtgtggaacagactgccaggacgaatgtccgcagcttgaaatcccaaaggcacacacctctgacttttctaaaatcatgtatgtattcattgtgaatttatcgttcgctttaacggtgaaggaaaacatcgtgaggaaacctgcacatgtaagaagttctctataggaatttcgaaggtgtgtgaagtctaccaatccgtactaggccagcgtggtggactaaggcctaatccctctctccctctgggcaagtatataatacagggctgatattgttattattattatacaaatctaATGATTTCACCCCAGGTTACTTATTATAAGTAGGTGTTTTACtcttaaaatagattttttggtTGGCTCAGAAATATTACTTGATAAACAATTCTATAATAGTATCGtgtagaataatttattattttgcataatacAGGCCTAGTCctgaatttatttataggtacagAGGTTTaaatttacagtttatttttaattcttcctTCGTAGCATAACAAAGTCAACATCATTAGAGGTTGCAAGTTTATAAGATACGGTTTACAAAAAGAcctgtgaaaaaaaatcatttggcGTTAAGATTTAGACATGGGTTTTCaattcatattatttgaattatgtacgattttattGAGTCATTCAGTTAGTGGTAAGTACCtatgtattaaatgtaattatatattgaaatcaagtataaaaaggttttaattcaTTAGTAAGACACagcgttaaaataattaaaacttgtgCCGTTTCTAGGATTAAAAGACACACGTAGGTAAAGTTATAGCTCAAAGCTCCACGATTGAAATAGAATCATGGATGCATAGTTAACATTGGATGAAAGTTATAGGAATTTAGGGGGATTTGGGGCTCCAGCAATCTCCGGCATTACGATAAAACgaaccaaatacaaaatgtatgatTAAGATCCGCCGTCGATAAAACAGTTTTGGGCATTGTTTCATTTTTGGCACACAAGTTACGGCGGGAATACATGCAAAGATCTACAAAttgtatcttttaaaataaattttaggtcttcttcaaaaaatttaactagCAACAGATACttacatgtttttaaatataataaaaaatgtctattatATACCTGTGATGTGTAATTTAGAAGGAGAGGCAAGGAATAAACAATTatagtggcatttttattgtgaaattaataatacaacatgcactttttgataatatttaaattaccaaagttaagataacataatattttagaattatgtttattttttttataaggtaaACGTACACTATGCCGATATAGTACTTACATTATGCCgggttattttaatttttgtcgcAAAACAAGAAAACAGCTATTCaaatcatgattttttataatacccaCATCAACTATGGTTTAAATACAACCAAAATAACacgattttcaaatttaaataataattctaaacgcCGTGTCGATCCTCTGAATGCGTGAGTCGCAAATACACTAGTTCCATACGGTTCTGTTGTCGGGGAGCGTAAGGGACAGTGTaattttcataagaatttcaCATGATACCggtaagttaatttaatataaatttgtaaaatgattGATTAGTAGTTATCAACAGAATGTGTTATAGATAATTGGAGTTataataaagcatatttttagcGAAATTGTCATGTTTCTGACTACAGTCATAATGTGCAAAGAATTAAGGCGGTGAACAATATTGCTTACGTATGTCGCAATACTGGCAAATCAGTCTgaaatggttttgttttttatttcttaaatgatTACTCTttatgtcaaattaacgaaTTGGCGTAGTACGCCATCAACTTaagattaatgttataaaatcataaagaatacatatttatatccaTGGTATGCATATAATTGTCATGTGAgtttatatactattaaaaaaataataattaaatccatttttttgACGCCCGTAATAAAGTGCACGAGTTTTTCACTCATGTCTTTTATTCTGGTATACCCGGAGTATAATTTGGCGAGAAGGAAAAACATTagtttctgtttttttatttcacaaataatggtaatggggggggggggtgtttCGGGTCATTTTTGCGTATCATTTacagaattaataattttactaaattactaacaaatatattaattataataacagtctgatataaaaaataaataaatgaaataaatatacgcCCGAAACCTTTAAAAGGCTTTAAACGAAATTAATGATAGAACTATATCTTTTTACAAAGcttccaaaatatataaaatttctagaCAAATGCTATATGACAAAGtgcatgaaaaatacaaaaacaagatTATACGGAAGCTCGAACTGTACTGACCCCAAAAGTGGAATCTCTAGTTGAAtgggttataaattataatgatggCACAAATGAGTTTTTCAGTAACCAAAGATATTTTAGAAAGAGAAAAGAAGAGCAATGAAATGAAGAACAATTTCTAATTGTTTGGTGATTATTTCAGTTTAGGCACTTACCtgtattccttttttaattttgacttcattatctttccatttttgaatggaagtaattttaggaaatatttaaaattgtgacaaattttggatttttatttcattcattataattatttagtctatttaagtatatacttaacgacagttaattttgtttttgattttatatagaaaacgtATGCTTCAACATAGCACGAAATTACGGACAACGTATTCCGGCATTATGTTAGGAGCCAAATTTTCGCACGGAATTAGAGACAAATTCGAAGTGCCGTAAAATAACaactatttctataaattaaaggTTACGACGTTAaataatgttctaaattcaTCTTATAATAACAAGCTTTCGAATAAAACAGTTTTCATTCCTATCGACTTTTTACCTTATCTGAAAATCATCTTCAAAGTAGCAAATGCCTTAATATACCGTAATATGGTACACTTaccttatatttaatttaaatgtagagTAGATATCTTCTTAAAGTCGGCTAGCGCGCCGTTTTGAGCGTGAGGGTCAATATTAATCATTTATCACAGTAAGTACTTATACTTCTATTCCCTATCATAGGACAATTTTAATGGATTTCCAGGTTACCAGCCGTTAACGCATGTGAATGAGTATGGGGATGATTACGGTAAAGAGTGGGTTTATTTCCCTGATGGAGACGGGATACCACATTTCGTGAATTTTTCCTCTAAAATGGACCAGTTTATACCCAGACAAGTGCAACACATAAACGTCACTTACAAACTCTatacaaggtattaaaaatattattgctaacACTACCTCGTAACCTACTTATACTGTACCTTATGATGTAAACTATGgtataaactaaaacaatttttttgttatgaataagTACTTACATCAAGTCTATTTAATTATAGCGAAGTCCcacatttaaaaagtatatttaaaatttcagcaATAACGCAGAAAATTATACTACTTTAGATGATTACGCCAGAATTGAAGACAATATTCCGGAGTTTAATTTATCAAGaataccattaaaaataataacacatgGTTGGATGTCATCTActgaaaaatattctattaaaagCATCAAAGATGCTTATGTAAAATATAGGAACGTAAACGTTATAACCGTCGATTGGAGTTCTACGGCAGActcgatattttataattgggTTGCAAATCAAACTATTACTATCGGAGCACAGATAGCCATTTTTTTGGAAGAACTGAAAAAATTATACAACGTCTCAGGTGATCAAATTCATTTAATTGGACATAGTCTGGGAGCTCATGTTATGGGTATAGCTGCTCATCAATCTAATTTAACTATTGGAAGAATTACAGGTATGATTATCTTACTTACTTATTGAATATTCTGCGATACGATCTAAAATGAATGTGAATTGAGTACACTCATATACTTAGTACCTACAAGAGGAAAGTGTTttctaaaatgtaataattattcttatctCGAGTATTTGGAATAGTGGCGGCCTTAGAAGGCAAAAAAGGTATCCGATTTCAACAGTTCGTACATACGTAATATGATGTGTGACCTCAGCTAAGGTATAGCGTGAAGCCCCACATAATACTTATAGCGCGACGTCCCTCCAAAGGCTGCAACTGAAGTGCAAGttttacaacttctgagtaaatgctattaTGCCAATTTCACACTTGCTTGCCCATGGCTTGCTCTAATTGACCAACTCGAGACAGAAATCTTAAGAGCTACGAACCTGAGGATGGAAGTGCTTAATGTACATAATAGCGAAGAAACCCACTTCGGAACGTATCAGTGACCTCCTATGGTGAAACTCGGCACATTTCGCGGCATCCTTTAGTCACCCACAGTCCACAGCAATGTTTCGTTATTCTAAGCCGTTTTAGGACGCCTATCTCGTTGATTAAGTTACTGTCGACTTTGAATACAAATGATTACACATTTTACATGACACACGTCCCGTTGCCATATCAATAGCCCAGCATAATTCCAATCTTCTCTGCAATAGTTCTTACAATGTGTAGAAttcccaactagagtaatgtatcatAAAGGAGCCTCTATGTGTTGGATCTATATTCCCTCGCCAGCCTTCCAAAAGGATCGGCTTACATGTCGTAATTTCCCTCAggaaagatataatataatgataataatagatTTCGATGGTTGAGATTAGGTTTGTACAGAAGTGTTAAAGGTGACTAACGGATTACATTTTTTAGGACTCGATCCAGCCAGACCATTATTCGAATATCCTAGCAGAGATAACACAGAAAAATTAGACAGCACGGACGCCAAATTTGTGGATATTATACACACTTGTGGTGGAGTATTAGGTATAGAATCCGCTGTAGGTACAGCTGATTTCTATCCCAATAGCGGAATTCCACCCCAACCAGGGTGCGActccatacaaaaaatatttggttagtatttaaatgttacgaatttaaaaattaattcttCTGGGGGTTCAAATAGCAAACCCTTtgaccatttattttaaaattgggaATTCGGCTAGAGTATAaaagattaaatttaaagaaagatGTTCGATAAATTGTGTGAATCTGGAGCAGTCgggtgaaaatgtttttatcttgCATTCCCATCTTGCACACAATCTATCTACCCTTTCTTTGGTCATCCTTCGTCATTGTTCCTATACCTTTACGAACTAGAGCTGGCATACAAGAGTTTTGCAGCATTACAAAAGTCCCGATTTCAATAAgcctataaaattattacctaCCTATATGTAGCTAGGTACTAGGTAACCATGATAATTACACTATGTTCAGTGTTGGTTCAAGGTATTATGTTTATGAAGGTAGGTATGCCtagattgtaattaatttgttactatAGGTTCCAAATTACAATATCCTATAGACCATAGACCTGTGCTAGTTGGTACCTTAGAAATAGTAGCCAAATTGAGGTAAAATTGGCTGTTGTGCATTtgtattaaggttatagcttaaggtccatttttcatacattttgtttcacctttaatctgggtaactaaacaagtattgacaagtaaagaatttaaattcacgtctagttagtgattagttctcgcagttgaaagaaaaacgtaaaagtaattaataatcatggatatttcggcctttgtttagttacccagattaaaggtgaaacaaaatgtatgaaaatggaccttaagctataacct carries:
- the LOC115450716 gene encoding pancreatic triacylglycerol lipase, which encodes MDQFIPRQVQHINVTYKLYTSNNAENYTTLDDYARIEDNIPEFNLSRIPLKIITHGWMSSTEKYSIKSIKDAYVKYRNVNVITVDWSSTADSIFYNWVANQTITIGAQIAIFLEELKKLYNVSGDQIHLIGHSLGAHVMGIAAHQSNLTIGRITGLDPARPLFEYPSRDNTEKLDSTDAKFVDIIHTCGGVLGIESAVGTADFYPNSGIPPQPGCDSIQKIFEACSHGRSQIYFIESIKNIKAFPAFKCGRWLDFLSNDCDQLSFMGEGVNTNVNGKFYLKTNPTEPFGRSLETICLLT